Part of the Shewanella eurypsychrophilus genome is shown below.
AGTGCTGCGCGGAAATTTCCCAGCAAAGCAAACAAGACTACAATGACCAGTACTGCACCTTCGAACAGGTTTTTCTGCACCGTCGCGATGGCCTTATCGACCAGAGCCGTTCTGTCATAGACAGCTTCTGCAACGATACCTTCAGGCAAGCTGGAATTAACCAGCTTGAGTCTGTCACCTACATCTTTGGCGACAACGCGGCTATTTTCACCCAATAACATAAAGGCTGTGCCGAGAACGGTTTCTTCACCGTTCTGCGTCGCTGAGCCTGTTCTGAGCTGTTTGCCATAAAACACGTCGGCCACATCACCAATACGTACCGGTGCATCATCACGCTTGGTCACGACGACTTGACGGATCTCTTCGAGATCTTTCAGCTGTCCAGGTGAGCGAACCAACCATTGCTCACCATTTCTTTCTATGTACCCGGCTCCAGCATTACGGTTGTTACGCTCAAGTGCTGTTATCACATCATTGATCGTGACCTTAAATGCCAGTAATTTGCCTGGATCCGGGGCAACCTGATACTCACGCTCATAACCACCTAGACTATTAATCTCAGTGACACCTGGCACTTTGACCAACTGAGGACGAATGATCCAATCTTGAATGGTACGTAGGTCTTCGGCGTTATAGGGGCTACCGTCTTCTTTTACTGCACCTTCGATAGCACGAATCGAATAGGTAAACACTTCACCGAGTCCACTACTTACAGGACCAAGAGCAGGCTCCGCTTCGACAGGTAATTCTGAGCGTATGCCTTGAAGGCGCTCAGTGATCTGCTGTCTAGCCCAGTAAATGTCAGTGCCTTCATCGAAGATCACTGTGACTTGAGACAAGCCATAGCGAGAAATGGATCGAGTATGGTCAAGGCTGGGGATCCCCGCCATGGCATTTTCAATCACATAGGTGAGGCGCTGCTCAGATTCTAGCGGCGAATAACCAGCGATAGCGGTATTGATCTGCACCTGAACATTGGTAATGTCTGGAACTGCATCAATAGGCAGTTTTAAGGTGTTGTAGACACCGAGCAGTGCGATGAGCAGCGTCATCCCGAGGACGAGCATTCGCCTTTTTAGCGCAAAGGAGATGATTGTATCCATGATTTTATTCTCCTAGTGTACGTGTTTAGCGGCATCTTTCATGATGTCTGCTTTTAATAAATAACTATTTTGGGTGACGTATTCGCTACCATTTTCAAGGCCGGCTAAGACCTCGGTATACACGCCATCACTTTCACCTAAGGTCAACATGCGTACCTCGAAGGTGTTGCCATGCTTTACAAATACCGCGGGCTTATCCATAAAAGTTTGTAAGGCATCAACACGAACCGCTAAAGGCACTGCTTTAGTACGGGTTTCTATGTGGGCTTGTATGTGCATTCCTGGGCGCCAGTGGCCATGCTGATTGTCAATCACAGCCCTGACTCGAGCAATATGACCACCTGTCATAGTGGGTGCTATGTAACTAATTGTGCTATTAGCGGACTCGAGACTGTGTTGATTGCCTTGTGCATCATGGTCATCGCCAATCGTTACTTTTTGGCCTATTGATAACTTATCTATGCTCTTAGGAAATGCAGAAAGGTCAATCCAAACAGAAGATAAGTCACTAATACGGAGCAATGCTCGGTTGAAGGTGTTGTCGCCTAAACTGAGCAGTTGCTCGGTGACTTGACCGCTCGCTGGGCTCATGACTTGATAGGTTTGCAAAGTGCTAGAATTACGTACCGTTGCAATCACTTGGCCCTTCAAAATCTTGTCACCTATGCTCACATGAAGCTGTTCGATAACGCCGGTATAAGGTGCGGTAACGCTGAATTGTTTATCTGCTATCGGCGCGACAATGCCAAATAAGGTGTCAATAAAAGTCAGCTGTTGGCTACTAGCTGATTGGGTTTTTACCCCAGATAATTGGAGTAAACGGTCATTAATCTCAGTTCGGCCGGTATAGTTTTCATAGTGCCAGTCAAAAGATTTGTCGTTGAATCCCGCGTGAACTTCAACTTCAAAAGAGTGAGGTTCGGCCACACTTTGGGTGCTCACCAGATAATCACCCTCAGAGATAAATGTCACTGTGTCGGTGTTACCACCGAGGCGGTTAAGCTTTAATTGCAGTTTGATCGCGTCAGGTGAAACCGGTTCGCCCTTATGATAGCCGTAGACTCGCATTTCTGGCGGGATCCCAGATTCAGCCATAGTGATCTCAATTTGAAAGTCACCCTGGTGTAATAGACGGCCACCATGTGGACCCTCTTCAACATGTTCCTCTTTCTCCTCATGACCGTGACCATGATCGCCACTCGCCCACGCAGTGTTAACTGGCAGCATAGTTGAAAGACTGAATACCGATAAGGTGATGGCAGCAGCGATAAAAGAGGATGTAAGCTTATTTAATTTGAAATTCATTATTTGTTCTCCTGTGCCGATATTGGCCCAGTGATAGAATGTGTTTGTAATTTAGCTTCTGAAACATGATGGCTATGAGAATCTAACTGTCTGGCACTCATCGACTGGCCAGTGATCCGCTCAAGCTCGAGCTGTTGTTGATAAACCGCAACCTTAGCTTCAATCAGCTCTCTCTCAACACGGAACAAGTCTGATTGCGCATCGGCTAGTTGCAATACATTGACTTGTCCTGCGTGGTAAGCCGTCTCAGTTTCTTTGAGCAAGCGCAGCGCTAGTGGATGAAGCTCATTTTTGAGTAAAATAGCTTGTTTAGCGTTGTTGACCATTGCCTGATGAATTTCAAGTAGCGTGAGTTTTAGCTGGCTTCGAGCAATTTTTTGTTGCTCAAAAGCCATATCTTGCTTAGCTTTTGCTGCAAGGATATTGCCTTGATTGGGGTTAGACAGAGAAATAGGCATTGAAAAATTGAACATTAGCGCGCCATCATCAAAACCATCATAGCTGCGTATACCTACGCCTAAGGTAATATCAGACTGCGCTTTAGCTTCTTCCATACGACGATTGGCATACATGACTCGCTCAATACTCAGCAATTGAAGGTATTGAGGTGCTGTTTCAATGGCATTGAGCACACTGGCTGCAGTCGGTAGCTGAGAAAGTGTATTTAACTCGCCTTTAACCTTCCCAAATTGTGCTTCGCTTGACCACATACTTGCAAGTCGATGTTTTGCAAGTTGAGTATCACCAATAAGCTGATGTTTAAAGGCGTTGGCTCGAGCTAATCGCAGTGCCATCTTAGAGACATCGGCTGCTGATACTGCGCCGGCTTTGGCTCGGGACTCAATGGTTTTTAACGCATTCTCTTCTACGCGGATCCGTCTTAGGTTCCAGTCGGTGAGGGCTTGAAGACGTAGCACTTGGTAATAGCGTTGAGTCGCTTGGGCCAATATATCCAAACGTAAGATCTCATATTGGCTCAAGATCTGACGCTCACTAGCCTGAGTGAGATCAATACGACGTTGGCGTTTGTCACCGAGTTCGATGAGTTGACTTAACCCTAAGGTTATCTCTGCGTTATTAACGCCCTGCATCTCACCAGTACCTAAGATGTTTTCGACCTCAACCGAGACTTGAGGATTAGGCCTGATCCCCGCTTGTAACGTTAGCGCTTCATTGACTCTAACTTCATAGGGGAAAGTCTGTAATTGAGGATGAGAAAGTAGTGTTTTCTCTAATACCCAAGGCAAACTGATTACGGTTCTATTTGTATCAGTCTGTGCAATTGCCTTACCAGCAAAAAGGGCAAGGGCACACAGACTCACAGTGACCAATGCACGTTGGCAGGCCACATAAGTGATATTTTGATCTCTCTTCACGAGAATTAACTCCAGTTAACACCGTCTGTCAATTGAGATTAATGAATTTAAACCTGCTTGATAAAAGCAGTTCGAACCCTATTAATCACTTGTACAGGCAGATTGACTCAAGTCTTGAGCGCATACTCAACATAGGCTGACATGAATTCCCTCACTCAATGCCCAAAAGAAAACGGGCAAGTGAAAGCATTATGTCGCGATAGATAAATCTAAGTATGCTGCTAAGACTCAATCAAACAAAAATAAGCGGTTATGTTTAATTGAGCTCAGCCATGAGGCGGCGGAATGGGCGGGGCGTAGCTTTTATTTTGATAGTGCACCGAGAAAAGGTACACATCTTGAGTTCGATTAACCTTAGTCGTAAACGTTAATTCCATAGGAGGATGACAAGAGGTATGAAAATCATCGTCGTGACTGTCTTGCTCACTAGCGTTATTAGCATGTCCACAGGTCGGTCCCTGGGTATGGCAGCAAGGTTCTGATATTTGGTACGAGTTGTTCACTTCAGAAGAGACGAGATCATTGATATGAATGTCAGAAGCAACGCAAGTCGGAAATAATTGCGACACGAACATCACTAGCAAGAGTACTAGTGCCAACTTAGATTGCATTATCTGTGTTGTTGTATTCGTATTGAACAAGTGTTATTTCCAATGTGAAAGTGAATAGGGCCTTATTTTAACTCATTTAAGCCACCCCAAGTGATACGTTTATCACCTCAGCCTAAATCAAGCGGTATTAAACCAGAGTCAGATTTTAAGGTCTAGAAAGAAATGATAAAATTTTATTAATTAAGCGATTGAATGCTAAATGCGTGATATAGGTTCTAAAATGGTGAAGATTCATAAATAAAGGAGGTTATTTCCGCAGCAATTCAATCCAGTACAGAGATCTAATTTTGTTTATTAAGTTAGCGGGTTTATACTTGTTTGACTCAATGTTGTTACTCAAATGTGTTACTCCCTCTGGATAGGGTATGATGTATAGCTAGCATTAAGCGAATCGACAAAGTGATAGAAAATCGTATGCACACGGTCAAGCCGAGTAAGACACGAACTAAATGAAATAAGTGACATTATGAATGAAGAATAACTCGTCAAAAAAAGCTTCATCAAACCTTGTTTCGGAGCTAATACAGCCAGATCTGCTGTCTTTTCTCTCTAATAACAGCCCAGTATTGCAGTTAATGATAGATACCTTGCCAGTGCCTATTTTCTACAAAGATATTGCAGGGGTGTATCTGGGGTGCAATAAAGCCTTTGAAGAGTTCATCAAATTGACGCGTAAACAGTTGATTGGCCGCAGT
Proteins encoded:
- a CDS encoding TolC family protein, encoding MKRDQNITYVACQRALVTVSLCALALFAGKAIAQTDTNRTVISLPWVLEKTLLSHPQLQTFPYEVRVNEALTLQAGIRPNPQVSVEVENILGTGEMQGVNNAEITLGLSQLIELGDKRQRRIDLTQASERQILSQYEILRLDILAQATQRYYQVLRLQALTDWNLRRIRVEENALKTIESRAKAGAVSAADVSKMALRLARANAFKHQLIGDTQLAKHRLASMWSSEAQFGKVKGELNTLSQLPTAASVLNAIETAPQYLQLLSIERVMYANRRMEEAKAQSDITLGVGIRSYDGFDDGALMFNFSMPISLSNPNQGNILAAKAKQDMAFEQQKIARSQLKLTLLEIHQAMVNNAKQAILLKNELHPLALRLLKETETAYHAGQVNVLQLADAQSDLFRVERELIEAKVAVYQQQLELERITGQSMSARQLDSHSHHVSEAKLQTHSITGPISAQENK
- a CDS encoding efflux RND transporter periplasmic adaptor subunit; the encoded protein is MNFKLNKLTSSFIAAAITLSVFSLSTMLPVNTAWASGDHGHGHEEKEEHVEEGPHGGRLLHQGDFQIEITMAESGIPPEMRVYGYHKGEPVSPDAIKLQLKLNRLGGNTDTVTFISEGDYLVSTQSVAEPHSFEVEVHAGFNDKSFDWHYENYTGRTEINDRLLQLSGVKTQSASSQQLTFIDTLFGIVAPIADKQFSVTAPYTGVIEQLHVSIGDKILKGQVIATVRNSSTLQTYQVMSPASGQVTEQLLSLGDNTFNRALLRISDLSSVWIDLSAFPKSIDKLSIGQKVTIGDDHDAQGNQHSLESANSTISYIAPTMTGGHIARVRAVIDNQHGHWRPGMHIQAHIETRTKAVPLAVRVDALQTFMDKPAVFVKHGNTFEVRMLTLGESDGVYTEVLAGLENGSEYVTQNSYLLKADIMKDAAKHVH